The Phyllostomus discolor isolate MPI-MPIP mPhyDis1 chromosome 4, mPhyDis1.pri.v3, whole genome shotgun sequence genome window below encodes:
- the CNPY3 gene encoding protein canopy homolog 3 isoform X1 → MESLPEPAPQPGTRRLLLLLLPLLLQLSTPELGPSQAQAEETDWVRLPSKCEVCKYVAVELKSAFEETGKTKEVIDTGYGILDRKASGVKYTKSISEHPDQMTYPPSSSDFPLVRFAGVGVAGLEGRTLTCGAGRGLSPLRCCLGRDLRLIEVTETICKRLLDYSLHKERTGSNRFAKGMSETFETLHNLVHKGVKVVMDIPYELWNETSAEVADLKKQCDVLVEEFEEVIEDWYRNHQEEDLTQFLCANHVLKGKDTSCLAEKWSGKKGDTATLGGKKSKKKSSRAKASGGSSGSKQRKELGGLEGDPSPEEDEGIQKASPLTHSPPDEL, encoded by the exons ATGGAGTCCTTGCCTGAGCCCGCACCCCAGCCTGGGACCCGCAggcttctgcttctgcttcttccccTGCTGCTGCAACTGTCCACCCCGGAGCTGGGCCCGAGCCAGGCCCAAGCCGAGGAGACCGACTGGGTTCGGCTGCCCAGCAAATGCGAAG TGTGTAAATATGTCGCTGTGGAGCTGAAGTCAGCCTTTGAGGAAACTGGCAAGACCAAGGAGGTCATTGACACAGGCTATGGCATTCTGGACCGAAAGGCCTCCGGCGTCAAATACACCAAGTC CATTTCAGAGCACCCAGACCAGATGACCTATCCTCCTTCCAGCTCTGACTTCCCATTGGTGAGATTCGCAGGTGTTGGGGTAGCAGGGCTGGAGGGACGGACGCTGACctgcggggctgggaggggactcAGCCCCTTGCGCTGCTGTCTCGGCAGGGACTTGCGGTTAATCGAAGTCACTGAGACCATTTGCAAACGGCTCCTGGACTACAGCCTACACAAGGAGCGGACTGGCAGCAACCGGTTTGCCAAG ggcaTGTCAGAGACTTTTGAGACGCTGCACAACCTGGTACACAAAGGAGTCAAGGTGGTGATGGACATCCCCTATGAGCTGTGGAACGAGACCTCTGCAGAAGTGGCGGACCTCAAGAAGCAG TGCGACGTGCTGGTGGAAGAGTTTGAGGAGGTGATCGAGGACTGGTACAGAAACCACCAGGAGGAGGACCTGACTCAGTTCCTCTGTGCCAACCACGTGTTGAAGGGCAAGGACACCA GTTGCCTGGCAGAGAAGTGGTCTGGCAAGAAGGGGGACACAGCCACCCTAGGAGGGAAGAAGTCCAAGAAGAAGAGCAGCAGGGCCAAAGCATCCGGTGGCAGCAGCGGCAGCAAACAGAGGAAGGAGCTGGGTGGCCTCGAGGGAGACCCCAGCCCCGAGGAGGATGAGGGCATCCAGAAGGCATCTCCCCTCACACACAGCCCCCCTGATGAGCTTTGA
- the CNPY3 gene encoding protein canopy homolog 3 isoform X3 has translation MCKYVAVELKSAFEETGKTKEVIDTGYGILDRKASGVKYTKSDLRLIEVTETICKRLLDYSLHKERTGSNRFAKGMSETFETLHNLVHKGVKVVMDIPYELWNETSAEVADLKKQCDVLVEEFEEVIEDWYRNHQEEDLTQFLCANHVLKGKDTSCLAEKWSGKKGDTATLGGKKSKKKSSRAKASGGSSGSKQRKELGGLEGDPSPEEDEGIQKASPLTHSPPDEL, from the exons A TGTGTAAATATGTCGCTGTGGAGCTGAAGTCAGCCTTTGAGGAAACTGGCAAGACCAAGGAGGTCATTGACACAGGCTATGGCATTCTGGACCGAAAGGCCTCCGGCGTCAAATACACCAAGTC GGACTTGCGGTTAATCGAAGTCACTGAGACCATTTGCAAACGGCTCCTGGACTACAGCCTACACAAGGAGCGGACTGGCAGCAACCGGTTTGCCAAG ggcaTGTCAGAGACTTTTGAGACGCTGCACAACCTGGTACACAAAGGAGTCAAGGTGGTGATGGACATCCCCTATGAGCTGTGGAACGAGACCTCTGCAGAAGTGGCGGACCTCAAGAAGCAG TGCGACGTGCTGGTGGAAGAGTTTGAGGAGGTGATCGAGGACTGGTACAGAAACCACCAGGAGGAGGACCTGACTCAGTTCCTCTGTGCCAACCACGTGTTGAAGGGCAAGGACACCA GTTGCCTGGCAGAGAAGTGGTCTGGCAAGAAGGGGGACACAGCCACCCTAGGAGGGAAGAAGTCCAAGAAGAAGAGCAGCAGGGCCAAAGCATCCGGTGGCAGCAGCGGCAGCAAACAGAGGAAGGAGCTGGGTGGCCTCGAGGGAGACCCCAGCCCCGAGGAGGATGAGGGCATCCAGAAGGCATCTCCCCTCACACACAGCCCCCCTGATGAGCTTTGA
- the GNMT gene encoding glycine N-methyltransferase isoform X3: MSQCLRGDGGQFPPATRVATQEHPGSPAASLPVDSIMLVEEGFSVTSVDASDKMLKYALKERWNRRHEPAFDKWVIEEANWMTLDKDVPQPPEGGFDAVICLGNSFAHLPDCKGDQSEHRLALKNIANMVRSGGLLVIDHRNYDHILSTGCAPPGKNIYYKSDLTKDITTSVLTVNNKAHMVTLDYTVQVPEAGKDGSPGLRVSVAVSSGSPTTLTVYRPSLSCSKQLLGASASTASWVTSSLTSQARPTFPAISSMCSRRRTERGLSSHNPLPRCCQALSGEPHTSSTTTCRS, translated from the exons ATGTCCCAGTGCTTACGTGGGGACGGAGGGCAGTTCCCACCGGCTACACGGGTTGCCACCCAGGAGCATCCTGGAAGCCCCGCCGCAAGTTTACC GGTGGACTCCATCATGCTGGTGGAGGAGGGCTTCAGCGTGACCAGTGTGGATGCCAGCGACAAGATGCTGAAATATGCACTTAAAGAGCGCTGGAACCGGCGGCACGAGCCCGCCTTCGACAAGTGGG TCATTGAGGAAGCCAACTGGATGACTCTGGACAAAGATGTGCCCCAGCCTCCAGAGGGTGGCTTTGATGCCGTCATCTGCCTTGGAAACAGTTTCGCCCACTTGCCAGACTGCAAAG GGGACCAGAGTGAGCACCGGCTGGCGCTGAAGAACATTGCAAACATGGTGCGGTCCGGGGGCCTGCTGGTCATCGACCACCGTAACTACGACCACATCCTCAGCACAGGCTGCGCGCCCCCAGGAAAGAACATCTACTATAAG AGTGACTTGACCAAAGACATCACGACATCCGTGCTGACAGTGAACAACAAGGCCCACATGGTGACCCTGGACTACACGGTGCAGGTGCCAGAGGCTGGCAAGGACGGTTCCCCTGGTCTGAG GGTCTCTGTTGCAGTAAGTTCCGGCTCTCCTACTACCCTCACTGTCTATCGTCCTTCACTGAGTTGCTCCAAGCAGCTTTTGGGGGCAAGTGCCAGCACAGCATCCTGGGTGACTTCAAGCCTTACAAGCCAGGCCAGACCTACGTTCCCTGCTATTTCATCCATGTGCTCAAGAAGACGGACTGAGCGTGGCCTCAGCTCCCACAACCCTCTGCCCAGGTGCTGCCAGGCTCTGTCTGGGGAGCCCCACACCAGCAGCACCACCACGTGTAGATCCTAG
- the GNMT gene encoding glycine N-methyltransferase isoform X2, with the protein MVDSVYRTRSLGVAAEGLPDQYADGEAARVWQLYIGDTRSRTAEYKSWLLGLLHQHRCQRVLDVACGTGVDSIMLVEEGFSVTSVDASDKMLKYALKERWNRRHEPAFDKWVIEEANWMTLDKDVPQPPEGGFDAVICLGNSFAHLPDCKGDQSEHRLALKNIANMVRSGGLLVIDHRNYDHILSTGCAPPGKNIYYKSDLTKDITTSVLTVNNKAHMVTLDYTVQVPEAGKDGSPGLSKFRLSYYPHCLSSFTELLQAAFGGKCQHSILGDFKPYKPGQTYVPCYFIHVLKKTD; encoded by the exons ATGGTGGACAGTGTGTACCGAACCCGCTCCCTGGGGGTGGCGGCAGAAGGGCTCCCGGACCAGTACGCAGATGGAGAGGCTGCGCGCGTGTGGCAACTCTACATCGGAGACACCCGCAGCCGCACAGCCGAGTACAAGTCCTGGCTGCTCGGGCTGCTGCACCAGCACCGCTGCCAGCGAGTGCTCGACGTGGCCTGCGGCACTGG GGTGGACTCCATCATGCTGGTGGAGGAGGGCTTCAGCGTGACCAGTGTGGATGCCAGCGACAAGATGCTGAAATATGCACTTAAAGAGCGCTGGAACCGGCGGCACGAGCCCGCCTTCGACAAGTGGG TCATTGAGGAAGCCAACTGGATGACTCTGGACAAAGATGTGCCCCAGCCTCCAGAGGGTGGCTTTGATGCCGTCATCTGCCTTGGAAACAGTTTCGCCCACTTGCCAGACTGCAAAG GGGACCAGAGTGAGCACCGGCTGGCGCTGAAGAACATTGCAAACATGGTGCGGTCCGGGGGCCTGCTGGTCATCGACCACCGTAACTACGACCACATCCTCAGCACAGGCTGCGCGCCCCCAGGAAAGAACATCTACTATAAG AGTGACTTGACCAAAGACATCACGACATCCGTGCTGACAGTGAACAACAAGGCCCACATGGTGACCCTGGACTACACGGTGCAGGTGCCAGAGGCTGGCAAGGACGGTTCCCCTGGTCTGAG TAAGTTCCGGCTCTCCTACTACCCTCACTGTCTATCGTCCTTCACTGAGTTGCTCCAAGCAGCTTTTGGGGGCAAGTGCCAGCACAGCATCCTGGGTGACTTCAAGCCTTACAAGCCAGGCCAGACCTACGTTCCCTGCTATTTCATCCATGTGCTCAAGAAGACGGACTGA
- the GNMT gene encoding glycine N-methyltransferase isoform X1: protein MVDSVYRTRSLGVAAEGLPDQYADGEAARVWQLYIGDTRSRTAEYKSWLLGLLHQHRCQRVLDVACGTGVDSIMLVEEGFSVTSVDASDKMLKYALKERWNRRHEPAFDKWVIEEANWMTLDKDVPQPPEGGFDAVICLGNSFAHLPDCKGDQSEHRLALKNIANMVRSGGLLVIDHRNYDHILSTGCAPPGKNIYYKSDLTKDITTSVLTVNNKAHMVTLDYTVQVPEAGKDGSPGLRVSVAVSSGSPTTLTVYRPSLSCSKQLLGASASTASWVTSSLTSQARPTFPAISSMCSRRRTERGLSSHNPLPRCCQALSGEPHTSSTTTCRS from the exons ATGGTGGACAGTGTGTACCGAACCCGCTCCCTGGGGGTGGCGGCAGAAGGGCTCCCGGACCAGTACGCAGATGGAGAGGCTGCGCGCGTGTGGCAACTCTACATCGGAGACACCCGCAGCCGCACAGCCGAGTACAAGTCCTGGCTGCTCGGGCTGCTGCACCAGCACCGCTGCCAGCGAGTGCTCGACGTGGCCTGCGGCACTGG GGTGGACTCCATCATGCTGGTGGAGGAGGGCTTCAGCGTGACCAGTGTGGATGCCAGCGACAAGATGCTGAAATATGCACTTAAAGAGCGCTGGAACCGGCGGCACGAGCCCGCCTTCGACAAGTGGG TCATTGAGGAAGCCAACTGGATGACTCTGGACAAAGATGTGCCCCAGCCTCCAGAGGGTGGCTTTGATGCCGTCATCTGCCTTGGAAACAGTTTCGCCCACTTGCCAGACTGCAAAG GGGACCAGAGTGAGCACCGGCTGGCGCTGAAGAACATTGCAAACATGGTGCGGTCCGGGGGCCTGCTGGTCATCGACCACCGTAACTACGACCACATCCTCAGCACAGGCTGCGCGCCCCCAGGAAAGAACATCTACTATAAG AGTGACTTGACCAAAGACATCACGACATCCGTGCTGACAGTGAACAACAAGGCCCACATGGTGACCCTGGACTACACGGTGCAGGTGCCAGAGGCTGGCAAGGACGGTTCCCCTGGTCTGAG GGTCTCTGTTGCAGTAAGTTCCGGCTCTCCTACTACCCTCACTGTCTATCGTCCTTCACTGAGTTGCTCCAAGCAGCTTTTGGGGGCAAGTGCCAGCACAGCATCCTGGGTGACTTCAAGCCTTACAAGCCAGGCCAGACCTACGTTCCCTGCTATTTCATCCATGTGCTCAAGAAGACGGACTGAGCGTGGCCTCAGCTCCCACAACCCTCTGCCCAGGTGCTGCCAGGCTCTGTCTGGGGAGCCCCACACCAGCAGCACCACCACGTGTAGATCCTAG
- the PTCRA gene encoding pre T-cell antigen receptor alpha, whose protein sequence is MAGTWLLLLLALGCPALPTDHVSLPSSPEATSFLRLAQQGVGSTPFPSLAPPITLLVDGKQQMLVVCLVLDVAPPGLESPIWFSAGNGSALDAFTYGPSPASDGTWTSLAQLSLPSDELASWETLVCHTGAGAGDRSQSTQPLLLSGEIPSARTCLWEPLRGTPDEVLRLGALRLLLFKLLLFDLLLTCSRLRAQTAAWGHPPGESRPLDPGFSTRALGPQCRPLAEPCARTDWSHRSERGIAGQGQPGAGRRVHTCPPGPGPHPSRSPVWEEGALSTHPAWAWCSGPAPRFPTSCLGRFVCDLSPPAARNFLGARLSPPSDGDPSERKSCMSLIRLGAPGGL, encoded by the exons ATCACGTTTCCTTGCCTTCCTCCCCAGAGGCAACCTCTTTCCTGAGGCTGGCACAACAAG GTGTGGGCAgcacacccttcccctctctggccccCCCAATCACACTGCTGGTGGACGGGAAGCAGCAGATGCTGGTGGTCTGCCTGGTCCTTGATGTTGCTCCCCCTGGCCTTGAAAGCCCCATCTGGTTCTCAGCTGGCAATGGCAGTGCACTGGATGCCTTCACCTACGGCCCTTCCCCAGCCTCGGACGGTACCTGGACTAGCCTGGCCCAGCTGTCCCTGCCTTCTGACGAGCTGGCATCCTGGGAAACCTTGGTCTGCCAcaccggggctggggctggggaccgCAGCCAGAGCACGCAGCCCCTACTGCTGTCAG GAGAGATTCCCTCAGCTAGGACCTGCCTCTGGGAACCCCTTAGAG GGACTCCCGACGAGGTGCTGCGGCTCGGGGCGTTGCGGCTGCTGCTGTTCAAGCTGCTGCTATTTGACCTGCTCCTGACCTGCAGCCGCCTCCGCGCCCAAACCGCCGCCTGGGGGCACCCGCCTGGGGAGTCCCGCCCGCTGGACCCCGGCTTCTCCACCCGCGCCCTGGGCCCGCAGTGTCGGCCGCTAGCAGAACCCTGCGCTCGCACCGACTGGAGTCACCGCAGTGAAAGGGGCATCGCAGGCCAAGGGCAGCCTGGGGCTGGCCGTAGGGTTCACACCTGCCCTCCGGGTCCCGGTCCGCATCCCAGCAGGAGCCCagtctgggaggagggggcactctccacccacccagcctgggcctggTGCTCAGGACCCGCGCCCAGGTTCCCTACCTCCTGCCTTGGAAGATTTGTGTGTGACCTGTCTCCTCCCGCAGCCCGGAACTTCCTGGGGGCGAGGCTGTCTCCACCTTCCGACGGAGACCCTTCTGAGAGAAAAAGCTGCATGTCTCTCATCAGACTGGGAGCCCCTGGAGGGCTGTGA
- the CNPY3 gene encoding protein canopy homolog 3 isoform X2, whose product MESLPEPAPQPGTRRLLLLLLPLLLQLSTPELGPSQAQAEETDWVRLPSKCEVCKYVAVELKSAFEETGKTKEVIDTGYGILDRKASGVKYTKSDLRLIEVTETICKRLLDYSLHKERTGSNRFAKGMSETFETLHNLVHKGVKVVMDIPYELWNETSAEVADLKKQCDVLVEEFEEVIEDWYRNHQEEDLTQFLCANHVLKGKDTSCLAEKWSGKKGDTATLGGKKSKKKSSRAKASGGSSGSKQRKELGGLEGDPSPEEDEGIQKASPLTHSPPDEL is encoded by the exons ATGGAGTCCTTGCCTGAGCCCGCACCCCAGCCTGGGACCCGCAggcttctgcttctgcttcttccccTGCTGCTGCAACTGTCCACCCCGGAGCTGGGCCCGAGCCAGGCCCAAGCCGAGGAGACCGACTGGGTTCGGCTGCCCAGCAAATGCGAAG TGTGTAAATATGTCGCTGTGGAGCTGAAGTCAGCCTTTGAGGAAACTGGCAAGACCAAGGAGGTCATTGACACAGGCTATGGCATTCTGGACCGAAAGGCCTCCGGCGTCAAATACACCAAGTC GGACTTGCGGTTAATCGAAGTCACTGAGACCATTTGCAAACGGCTCCTGGACTACAGCCTACACAAGGAGCGGACTGGCAGCAACCGGTTTGCCAAG ggcaTGTCAGAGACTTTTGAGACGCTGCACAACCTGGTACACAAAGGAGTCAAGGTGGTGATGGACATCCCCTATGAGCTGTGGAACGAGACCTCTGCAGAAGTGGCGGACCTCAAGAAGCAG TGCGACGTGCTGGTGGAAGAGTTTGAGGAGGTGATCGAGGACTGGTACAGAAACCACCAGGAGGAGGACCTGACTCAGTTCCTCTGTGCCAACCACGTGTTGAAGGGCAAGGACACCA GTTGCCTGGCAGAGAAGTGGTCTGGCAAGAAGGGGGACACAGCCACCCTAGGAGGGAAGAAGTCCAAGAAGAAGAGCAGCAGGGCCAAAGCATCCGGTGGCAGCAGCGGCAGCAAACAGAGGAAGGAGCTGGGTGGCCTCGAGGGAGACCCCAGCCCCGAGGAGGATGAGGGCATCCAGAAGGCATCTCCCCTCACACACAGCCCCCCTGATGAGCTTTGA
- the YJU2 gene encoding splicing factor YJU2 yields the protein MSERKVLNKYYPPDFDPSKIPKLKLPKDRQYVVRLMAPFNMRCKTCGEYIYKGKKFNARKETVQNEVYLGLPIFRFYIKCTRCLAEITFKTDPENTDYTMEHGATRNFQAEKLLEEEEKRVQKEREDEELNNPMKVLENRTKDSKLEMEVLENLQELKDLNQRQAHVDFEAMLRQHRLSEEERQKQEQEEDERETAALVEQARKRRLLEDSDSEEDAAAPAPPPPTLRPKPTAILDEAPKVKRKAESWERSVGTLGSRPQLSGLVVVKKTDLNCSTPQDQPAPTLGTVKNGKAADPAPRTPGTSSLSQLGAYSDSEDSSSSN from the coding sequence ATGTCGGAGCGAAAAGTTTTAAACAAATACTATCCTCCCGACTTTGACCCGTCAAAGATCCCCAAGCTCAAGCTCCCCAAAGACCGGCAGTACGTGGTGCGGTTGATGGCCCCCTTCAATATGAGGTGTAAGACGTGCGGAGAATACATCTATAAGGGTAAGAAATTCAACGCGCGCAAAGAGACAGTGCAGAACGAGGTCTACTTGGGTCTGCCCATCTTCCGTTTCTATATCAAGTGCACGCGCTGCCTAGCAGAGATCACCTTCAAGACAGACCCCGAAAATACAGACTACACCATGGAGCACGGAGCCACGCGGAACTTCCAGGCTGAGAagctcctggaggaggaggagaagagagtgcAGAAGGAACGGGAGGATGAGGAGCTGAACAACCCTATGAAGGTGCTGGAGAACCGAACCAAGGACTCCAAGCTGGAGATGGAGGTACTGGAGAACCTACAGGAGCTCAAGGACCTGAACCAGCGGCAGGCCCACGTGGACTTTGAGGCCATGCTGCGACAGCATCGCCTGTCTGAGGAGGAGCGCCagaagcaggagcaggaggaggatgAGCGGGAGACAGCGGCCTTAGTGGAACAAGCTAGGAAACGAAGACTGCTGGAGGACTCCGATTCGGAAGAGGATGCTGCTGCACCTGCCCCGCCTCCACCGACCCTCCGGCCCAAACCCACCGCTATCCTGGACGAGGCCCCGAAGGTGAAGAGGAAGGCGGAGAGCTGGGAGCGGAGCGTGGGCACCCTTGGCAGCAGGCCCCAGCTGTCAGGCCTTGTCGTGGTAAAGAAAACAGATCTGAATTGCAGCACCCCACAGGACCAGCCAGCACCCACCCTGGGCACTGTGAAGAACGGGAAGGCGGCAGACCCTGCACCGAGGACACCCGGCACCTCCTCCCTGAGCCAGCTAGGTGCGTATTCGGATAGtgaggacagcagcagcagcaactga